A stretch of DNA from Danio rerio strain Tuebingen ecotype United States chromosome 10, GRCz12tu, whole genome shotgun sequence:
ggagactcactctgaataaatcatttgaatcagtgagttgttcactggagactcactctaatgGATCAAATAAATCAACAAGTTATTTACTGCAGACTCACTCAGAAttaatcatttgaataagtgagtTGCTTACAAGagattcactctgaatgaatcatttgaagcAGTTGTTCAAAGATTTGCACTGAACTGAGTCAGAAGTTTACTGAATAGATCATTTGAGTCAATGAGTTGCTTGCTATGGATTCACTCTAGTAAATACGgtgttgatttgttttttaattggcTCCATTTATGAAATATATAATTAAGTAAAACATGCATTAGTGATCACTAAGTGTAAAGCAGGATGAGTGTCATACCATGCGGATGGGTCTGAGGGACATGAGACAATCACTGCGGTAGCTGTTTGACCAGGTGTCCCAGCGAGGATACTCGCCCTTCTCCAGGATGAACATCTCACCACGGAAGTTAGTCTGCTCGAAGGCAACAAAGCTGAAGACGTGGACGGCAGAGAGAGATGCCAACCAGACAGCaacatgaggaggaggaggaggaggaggaggggaaaAAGAGGAATGGAGAAATAACAGCATGAGTATAGTGGAAACACtccaataaaatatgatcaaaatcATGACAACAAACATGTTTAAGCTACTCTAACTTATAGTAATAGGTCAATCAGGAGTTTTAAGCCTGTAATTGCTGTAAGTTGACTCTCAAAGGATCAATTTTATCAGTGAGTTGTaaatggagactcactctgaactgatcatttgaTTCAATGACTTATTtaatggagactcactctgaatggatcaatTGTATCAGTGAGTTGTTATTGGAGACTCTGAATGAATTatgtgaatcagtgaattgtttaacAGAGActtactctgaatgaatcatttgaatcagtgagttgtttagcagatactcattctgaatggatcatttgaatctttGAGTTGTTCagcagagactcactctgaatggatcatttgaatctttGAGTTGttattggagactcactctgaatgaattatgtaaatcagtgaattgtttaacAGAGACTCACtcagactgaatcatttgaatcagtgagttgtttaacagagactcactctgaatgaatcagtgagttgttcagcagagactcactctgaatggatcatttgaatcagtgagttgttattGGAGAATCACTCTGAATGAATAttgtgaatcagtgaattgttttaCGGAGACTCACtcagactgaatcatttgaatcagtgagttatttaacagaaattcactctgaataaatcatttaaatcagttagTTGTTCAACAAAGGCCCACTCACTTACTCTGATCATTTGAATCTGCGAATCATTTACTAGTGACTCACTCTGAGTGGATCATTTAAATGAGTCAGAAGTTTACTAGACTCCTGAATGCATCACTTATTTACAATGTGCCAACAGCTGTCTAGATTTAGCCAAGCCTAGCGATTACTTCAGTTTTATCTTGATGTACTGAATCTAAAGCACTCTGCCAAGCTGTAAGCAGCCCTAATGATTTCCTTTATGTTTTAGATAAAATCCGGTGACTTACGGGCCGCACTCAACAATGATACTGCGGACTCTGTCCATTCCGCGCTCACAAACGTTCATGCACTCATTCTGGACCTCCATCATCCTGCCCTGGAAGTTCTCCTGGTcgaacaggaagatctgcaggagaACAAGACCATGAGCATGAGCAGGTATACAGCATCTTTCtgtgattaatgttttttttttatcaatttattcaTGCATTGGATATAATTATGAACTGGATTATACCACAAACCTAAAAAATAAAGTTCCAGTGGGTAAAATAAACCCTGTAGGAccatttcaaaatataaagtACTTTTTGGGGGGATTTTTTAAGATTCCAGAACTATCATTTTGTGCTTTGGACTGATAATTATTATTGTGAAAAATGAATTTTGGTTTCCGAAATAACCTTAACCAAATCGCCAATAAAGTATGAACAATATATCTTAAACATTCAACAGaggtttaaacacattttaaaaacataataactcatttttattaattatttcttgtttttgcatgatgacagcacataatattagactagatattcttcaagacactagtattcagcttaaagtgacatttaaaggcttcactattTTCATTAGGCAGGTTAGCTTACTTCTATCTAGCATGTTGACTactttaaagtgagtaaactcattgccttaaaatgatttagttaAATTAACAATGTGCATAATCAGAAACGTTAAATCAACTTACTATTTCCAAGTAGCAACTGGTTTACACACTTTTAAGTAAAGACAGCTTATCAATTTTAAGGCGATGTGTTTCATAATTAAGTGCATTTTACAGTGCAAAACTAGATAATGCTTCTCGATTTAAGAGTTTGTGGATTGTTTGACTAGAAATCAGACTAAATGCTAAATAAGGAAAGCACATTTGCAGTGTATTTTGTAGATATTTTGTCTAGAAACAGGACTAAAGCACTAAGTaagaaaatgtgtgtattttgtagatatttggacgaGAAATtagactaaatattaaataaaaagaacatGTTTTGGGGTGTATTTAATAGAAaattggattagaaacaagactaaagcactaagtaagaaaagcagtgtatactgtagatatttggactaaaaatgccactaaatattaaataaaaagtgtatttcatagatatttgaactagaaacgaGGCTAAATGCTAAGTAAGTAAAGCACGTGTTGGAGTGTATTTCATAAATATTTGGTctaaaaaaacaagaataaatgcTAAATAAGAAAAGCCGTGTattttgtagatatttagactagaaattaGACTAAATGCTAAATAAGACAAGCATGTTTTAAAGTGTatttcataaatatttggactataaacaagACTAAAACACTAAGTAAGAAAAATTGTGTattctttagatatttggactagaaatgagactaAATACTAAATAAGAAAAGCACATTTGCAGTGTATTTAGTAGATATAtgtagactagaaacaagactaaatgCTAAATAAGAAAAGCAGTGTATTTAGtagatatttgggctagaaacaagactaaaactctAAATAATGCAAGCATGTATTCCAGTGTATCTTGTCTGGTACTTACTTTGTAGTTACCCATGAATCCGGGGTCTCCGGTCTTGGAAGCCTTGCTGGTGGCAGCGGGGGCAGGAGCTCCCTTCTCCTTGGCATCGGTGCCCTGGTTGGTGGCGGATTTGGCGGTCTGAGACATGGTGAAGGGGTTCAAGAACGTCTGTGGGGGGAAAAACAAG
This window harbors:
- the crybb1 gene encoding beta-crystallin B1 — its product is MSQTAKSATNQGTDAKEKGAPAPAATSKASKTGDPGFMGNYKIFLFDQENFQGRMMEVQNECMNVCERGMDRVRSIIVECGPFVAFEQTNFRGEMFILEKGEYPRWDTWSNSYRSDCLMSLRPIRMDPMEHKICLFELSDFKGNKMEIQEDDVPTLWAHGFCDRVGSVRVPGGAWVGYQYPGYRGYQYLFECGDYRHYNEFCAFQPQIQSVRRVRDMQFHQRGCFNMTAAKQ